The genomic segment GGCCGAGACCTGCGCACTCGCCCGATAGGTGTGCATCGCAGCGTCGCAGTCGGAGATGGAGAAAAGCGGCGGCTGCCCGTTTTCAACGGGCGATTTTGCTGCAAATATGGGCGACCTGCTCCTAGGGCAACGTGTGTCCGACCGGACGCACACAAGTTGCTCTAACCTTTTGAGGGCAGATCAAAGTATCGATCCTGGGCCGGTCCCGGCTCGAGATCGATTGATCTGGAGGACAGGCATGTCGTTACGCTCCAGGGAGGGTTAGATGCTACGTACCAAACGCGTGATGGCGGCGACATTCGGATTGTCGCTTCTCGCCATGGCCTCGGCCGGCGCCCAGGCCAAGACGCTAGTCTATTGTTCGGAAGGCAGCCCCGAGGGGTTCGATCCGGCGCTCTACACGGCCGGCACCACCTTCGATGCCTCGTCCAAGCCCGTCTACAACAGGCTGGTGGAGTTCGAGCGCGGCACGACCAACGTCATTCCGGGCCTTGCGGAAAGCTGGGAGGTTTCCGACGACGGCACGGAATACACCTTCCATCTGCGCAAGGGGGTGAAGTTCCACACCACCGACTTCTTCACGCCGAGCCGCGAGCTGAACGCGGACGACGTGGTCTTCTCCTTCATGCGCCAGCTCGACGGGGAGAGCCCGTATTTCGACTATGCCGGCGGCTCGTGGGAGTATTTCAACGCGATGTCCATGCCGGACCTCATCAAGGACATCGAGAAGGTCGACGACTACACGGTGAAGTTCGTGCTGACCCGGCCCGAGGCGCCGATGCTCGCCAATCTGGCGATGGATTTCGCCTCGATCCTCTCCAAGGAATATGCCGACGAGCTGATGGAGGACGGCAAGCCGGAACTCCTGAACCAGCAGCCGCTGGGCACCGGCCCGTTCCAGTTCGTGGCCTATCAGAAGGACGCGGTGATCCGCTACAAGGCCAATCCGGACTATTGGGACGGCAAGCAGCCGATCGACGATCTGGTCTTCGCCATCACCACCGATCCGGCGGTCCGCTACCAGAAGCTCAAGGCCAATGAGTGCCAGGTGGCGCCCTATCCCAACCCCGCCGACATCGAGGCCATGAAGAACGATTCCGACCTCAATGTCATGGAGCAGGAAGGGCTGAATGTGGGCTATCTCGCCTACAACACCCAGAAGGCGCCGTTCGACAACGTCAAGGTGCGCAAGGCGCTCAACATGGCGATCAACAAGGAGGCGATCCTCGACGCCGTGTTCCAGGGCGCCGGCCGGGTGGCGAAGAACCCGATCCCGCCGACCATGTGGAGCTACAACGAGAAGGTCGAGGACGACGCTTACGATCCGGAAGCCGCCAAGGCGATGCTGGACGAGGCGGGCGTTTCCGACCTGAAGATGAAGATCTGGGCGATGCCCGTCCAGCGGCCCTACAACCCGAATGCGCGGCGCATGGCCGAGCTCATCCAGTCGGACTGGGCCAAGGTCGGCGTGGATGCCGAGATCGTCTCCTATGAATGGGGCGAGTATCTCAAGCGCTCCAAGGAGGTCGACCGCGACGGCGCCGTGCTGCTCGGCTGGACCGGCGACAATGGCGACCCCGACAACTTCCTCGCCGTCCTGCTCGGCTGCGACGGCGTCGGCGGCGCGAACCGCGCCCAGTGGTGCTACGAGCCCTTCGACAAGCTGATCCAGGAAGCCAAGGTCCTGAGCGACAAGGACAAGCGCGCCGAGCTCTATCGCGAGGCGCAGGTCGTCTTCAAGGAGCAGGCGCCCTGGGCGACGATCGCCCATTCGGTGGTGTTCATGCCCATGCGCAAGAGCGTGTCGGGCTACAAGATGGACCCGCTGGGCAGCCATCGCTTCGACGGTGTCGACATCGCGCAGTGACACCATAGCGGCAACAGGCCCTGAGGCCCCCGCCGCCCCCTTGCCGGGGCGGCGGGGGATCGTGGCTGGCATACATGATCCGGTTCCTGCTGATTCGCATCGGCTTCCTCATCCCGACCTTCCTCGGGGTGACGGTGGTCGCCTTCGGCTTCATCCGCCTTCTGCCCGGCGATCCGGTGCTGCTGCTCGCCGGCGAGCGCTCGATCGACGAGGAGCGCTATCGCGAGCTCCTCCACCAATACGGTTTCGACCGGCCGATCTGGGACCAGTATCTCACCTATCTGTGGGACCTTCTCCATGGCGATCTCGGCACGTCGATCATCACCCGGAAGCCGGTGTTCCAGGAGTTCTTCACCCTGTTTCCGGCGACCCTCGAACTGTCGGTCTGCGCCATCCTCTTCGCCATCGCGCTCGGCGTGCCGGCCGGCGTGATCGCGGCGGTGCGGCGGCGCACGACCTTCGACCATGCAGTGATGACGACGGCGCTGGTCGGCTATTCCATGCCGATCTTCTGGTGGGGGCTCCTGCTCATCATCCTGTTCTCCGGCATTCTCGGATGGACGCCCGTATCGGGCCGCATATCGCTCCTCTACTACTTCCCCACGCCGACCGGCTTCATGCTGATCGACAGCCTGCTGTCGGGCCAGGACGGTGCCTTCGCCTCCGCGGTCAGCCACCTCGTCCTGCCGTCCATCGTGCTCGGCACCATCCCGCTCGCCGTCATCGCGCGCCAGACACGCTCGGCCATGCTGGAGGTCCTGGGCGAGGATTATGTGCGCACCGCCCGCGCCAAGGGGCTCGCGCCCTGGCGGGTGGTCGGGCTCCATGCGCTCAGGAACGCCATGATCCCGGTCATCACCGTGATCGGCCTGCAGGTCGGCGTGCTGTTCGCCGGCGCGATCCTCACCGAGACGATCTTCTCCTGGCCGGGCATCGGCAAGTGGATGATCGATTCGATCTTCAGGCGGGACTATCCGGCCGTGCAGGGCGGCCTCCTGCTGATCGCCGCCATCGTCATGCTGGTCAATCTGCTCGTCGACGTGACCTACGGGCTGATCAACCCGAAGATCCGCTACAGGGATTAGGCGAATGACCGATACGGCACTGGAGAAGGAAGACGGCGCCCCCGCCGCACGGGGCGGGCGGATCGCGCTTCTCATCGAGTTCTGGAGCTATTTCCGCGAGAACCGCGGCGCCGTCATGGGGCTCGCCTTCTTCGTGTTCATCGTCCTGGTCGCGATCCTCGCCGACGTGATCTCGCCGCACGGGCCCACGGTCCAGTACCGCGACGCCCTGCTGAAACCGCCCTTCTGGGAGGAGGGCGGCGATGTCAGCTTCCTGCTCGGCACCGATGCGGTCGGGCGCGACATCCTCTCCCGCCTCATCCATGGCAGCCGCTATTCGCTGTTCATCGGCTGCGTCGTGGTCTCCCTGTCGCTGATGGTCGGGGTGGTGATCGGCCTCGTCGCCGGCTTCTTCCGCGGTGGCGTGGACACCGTCATCATGCGCGTGATGGACGTGATCCTGTCCTTCCCGAGCCTCCTTCTGGCGCTCGTCCTGGTGGCTGTTCTGGGGCCGAGCCTCACCAATGCCATCATCGCCATCGCCATCGTGCAGCAGCCCCATTATGTGCGCCTGACGCGGGCGGCCGTGCTGGGCGAACGGCCCAAGGACTATGTCACGGCGGCCCAGGTCGCAGGCGTCCGCCTGCCGCGGCTCATGTTCGTCACCGTCTTGCCGAACTGCATGGCGCCGCTCATCGTCCAGGCCGCGCTGTCGTTCTCCACCGCGATCCTC from the Kaustia mangrovi genome contains:
- a CDS encoding ABC transporter substrate-binding protein, with the translated sequence MLRTKRVMAATFGLSLLAMASAGAQAKTLVYCSEGSPEGFDPALYTAGTTFDASSKPVYNRLVEFERGTTNVIPGLAESWEVSDDGTEYTFHLRKGVKFHTTDFFTPSRELNADDVVFSFMRQLDGESPYFDYAGGSWEYFNAMSMPDLIKDIEKVDDYTVKFVLTRPEAPMLANLAMDFASILSKEYADELMEDGKPELLNQQPLGTGPFQFVAYQKDAVIRYKANPDYWDGKQPIDDLVFAITTDPAVRYQKLKANECQVAPYPNPADIEAMKNDSDLNVMEQEGLNVGYLAYNTQKAPFDNVKVRKALNMAINKEAILDAVFQGAGRVAKNPIPPTMWSYNEKVEDDAYDPEAAKAMLDEAGVSDLKMKIWAMPVQRPYNPNARRMAELIQSDWAKVGVDAEIVSYEWGEYLKRSKEVDRDGAVLLGWTGDNGDPDNFLAVLLGCDGVGGANRAQWCYEPFDKLIQEAKVLSDKDKRAELYREAQVVFKEQAPWATIAHSVVFMPMRKSVSGYKMDPLGSHRFDGVDIAQ
- a CDS encoding ABC transporter permease subunit: MIRFLLIRIGFLIPTFLGVTVVAFGFIRLLPGDPVLLLAGERSIDEERYRELLHQYGFDRPIWDQYLTYLWDLLHGDLGTSIITRKPVFQEFFTLFPATLELSVCAILFAIALGVPAGVIAAVRRRTTFDHAVMTTALVGYSMPIFWWGLLLIILFSGILGWTPVSGRISLLYYFPTPTGFMLIDSLLSGQDGAFASAVSHLVLPSIVLGTIPLAVIARQTRSAMLEVLGEDYVRTARAKGLAPWRVVGLHALRNAMIPVITVIGLQVGVLFAGAILTETIFSWPGIGKWMIDSIFRRDYPAVQGGLLLIAAIVMLVNLLVDVTYGLINPKIRYRD
- a CDS encoding ABC transporter permease subunit encodes the protein MTDTALEKEDGAPAARGGRIALLIEFWSYFRENRGAVMGLAFFVFIVLVAILADVISPHGPTVQYRDALLKPPFWEEGGDVSFLLGTDAVGRDILSRLIHGSRYSLFIGCVVVSLSLMVGVVIGLVAGFFRGGVDTVIMRVMDVILSFPSLLLALVLVAVLGPSLTNAIIAIAIVQQPHYVRLTRAAVLGERPKDYVTAAQVAGVRLPRLMFVTVLPNCMAPLIVQAALSFSTAILDAAALGFLGMGAQPPTPEWGTMLAEAREFILRAWWVVTFPGLAILATVLAINLMGDGMRDALDPKLKRS